The following proteins are encoded in a genomic region of Jaculus jaculus isolate mJacJac1 chromosome 13, mJacJac1.mat.Y.cur, whole genome shotgun sequence:
- the LOC101613219 gene encoding epididymal secretory glutathione peroxidase, with translation MTAQARVSCLLWLLLASPVRAGVKPEKTKMECYKDVKGTIYDYEAISLDGKERIQFKQFTGKFILFVNVATYCDLTAQYLDLNTLQEELKVFSFVVLGFPCNQFGKQEPGENSEILPGLKYVRPGEDYVPNFQLFAKGDVNGEKEQGLFTFLKRACPHPSETVADSLKRVSWEPVRVHDIRWNFEKFLVGPDGVPLMRWAHQVPVSAVRADILAYLEHLQTM, from the exons ATGACAGCACAGGCAAGAGTCTCCTGTCTCCTGTGGCTTCTTCTAGCCAGCCCTGTGCGGGCCGGGGTCAAGCCAGAGAAGACGAAG atGGAGTGCTACAAAGATGTGAAGGGCACCATCTATGACTATGAGGCCATCTCTCTGGATGGGAAGGAGCGCATTCAGTTCAAGCAGTTCACTGGCAAATTCATCCTTTTCGTCAATGTGGCCACCTACTGTGATCTCACAGCTCAGTACCTTG ATCTGAACACACTGCAGGAAGAGCTGAAGGTCTTCAGCTTCGTTGTGCTGGGCTTTCCTTGCAATCAGTTTGGAAAGCAAGAACCTGGAGAAAACTCGGAGATTCTTCCCGGGCTCAA GTATGTCCGCCCTGGAGAAGACTATGTCCCTAATTTCCAGCTTTTTGCGAAAGGGGATGTGAATGGTGAAAAAGAGCAAGGCCTCTTCACCTTTTTAAAG CGCGCCTGCCCTCACCCCTCCGAGACCGTGGCAGACTCACTCAAACGAGTGTCTTGGGAGCCCGTCCGGGTCCACGACATCCGCTGGAACTTCGAGAAGTTCCTGGTGGGGCCCGATGGAGTCCCCCTGATGCGCTGGGCCCACCAAGTGCCGGTGAGCGCCGTCAGGGCCGACATCCTGGCTTACTTGGAGCACCTCCAGACAATGTAG